The following coding sequences lie in one Oncorhynchus kisutch isolate 150728-3 linkage group LG3, Okis_V2, whole genome shotgun sequence genomic window:
- the LOC116360574 gene encoding uncharacterized protein LOC116360574 codes for MSDDSKSVKWEDPPDDQNKVVGNMKDETETHETNKNRTGGKAKRKSSGRAKKTSVEEDSSIGAESSQTPGCGFRERESIIEQLEKEAQRTLMPSLKIETCCAPILLSFLRSLTDDQWRVIQHGMKNNLTFEQLSMLCLKIVKVVTQTALRILLPALARIMGVNLRSGATSPESQCSLTGSEDSLCSLDEREKMLLTSEMNYWTKERRRNGSAGCRHKSTRRTSSPCCSPKRSQTSLQSLPATREAPLMEEPLKALFGVTEESLLISLVEGHSNPSSSELSCAIVGEVVHQLNSGLSVAIQASSGSCPPMDSQDIAAGKEVIRVVSVQILAELQSQTSEPEWVGFIEPLMDPVTDDVLDAIVGTMDKMAQDFNILLDLAKKMTILGSKFLTNLQCDLDVECPSGKEGTTHFLKETGSSTSVVARKIQTLSSPDFQSKALKAVSTILTRKVSSSSGMAPSSRPSSAAPSLTEAPLNTSCIALTPVTSTATVIVKAFVGGMETIASFEGTCEAVDWPVPVNDHKTGSSQMITFSLARTLYGRIRAKLRDLLTLSAREEGVAKDASLQESSDTLEKATVSTVEVQLPSTELSRVPSESQPIPALCLSNLDTSTQEVLSSVFSIYKSELSKVESKSLAIVSSSDESLEACWFVDSVLSKLDDYTISQSPSPNEDLSVSTQYSQLSSEESVRITESSTTLIQSIKKLSSNDFQTQAEEAVSKVLMRSSHSFITQISHTGLQKSLQAGLSSSSPSEIHVLSESMSSMSSENTASGLVETFVKGMATIFQKNESTGTVLLERSGRVSQCSHGGSQLDDTELSVKISEEKLWSTAKTICVSMKNTLKDFFTGLKPPGSERTENASSKETLGEILVAIQSEISNLGRMKDSRELLQINDMVGTMLKEVEKSEDDSEQVCQDIPRTCSSLSTSLNGRSSLSSSSKSPRSECELEINLPGTPIPDEVPFDLTCPIVRSSCIDTRVSKMPEISSSDLKTKMMAHTDEPLHRNSPMTDSSRPPSAKASFRSSTPSFTSKGTSLVPKGDGIDIEEKEECIPSSSGHLRELLITPDISSATAFPLQYLMDSSKDDGICFVTILVIRLLSEIRPSALDGPSQQVADLTETSQQLIRQVLSEFCAASRFSRTQAYSQNLNIQRVFRGVHKNLMEEFGSYNTLQAAISSQDPAFDRVLVKSLTQQLVQGCKEASRPASAATNPSDQAETERGAEQKARRSFLCFSMTKLRINFKRSKRGNKKDCHSVQEQTEIPSTDGHCIAPVGEVSPSISQPVKKRSLIVRVFSAMMKPFRRFTKKNL; via the exons ATGTCAGATGACAGCAAG AGCGTGAAATGGGAGGATCCCCCGGATGACCAAAATAAGGTTGTGGGGAATATGAAGGATGAAACAGAGACACATGAGACCAacaagaacaggacaggaggcaAG GCTAAACGAAAGTCCAGTGGCCGTGCCAAGAAGACTTCCGTGGAGGAGGACAGCAGCATTGGTGCAG AGTCTTCTCAGACACCCGGGTGTGGTTTCCGGGAAAGGGAATCTATCATTGAGCAGCTGGAGAAGGAGGCTCAGAGGACTCTAATGCCTTCTCTCAAGATTGAGACATGCTGTGCCccaatcctcctctccttcctgaggAGTCTAACTGATGA CCAATGGAGAGTGATTCAGCATGGCATGAAAAATAAC CTCACATTCGAGCAGCTCTCCATGCTGTGTCTGAAGATTGTTAAAGTCGTGACCCAGACAGCCCTCCGCATTCTCCTACCAGCGCTAGCTCGTATCATGGGGGTGAACCTGAGGAGTGGGGCAACCTCCCCAGAATCCCAGTGCTCTCTGACAGGGTCTGAGGATTCCTTATGCAgtctggatgagagagagaaaatgctgCTGACCAGTGAGATGAACTACTGGactaaggagaggaggaggaatggcagTGCAGGGTGCCGCCATAAATCCACTCGCAGAACCTCATCACCATGCTGTTCGCCTAAGAG GTCCCAGACCTCATTGCAGAGCTTGCCTGCAACTAGAGAGGCTCCCCTCATGGAGGAGCCTCTGAAGGCTCTTTTTGGGGTAACGGAAGAGAGCCTCCTGATATCCCTGGTTGAGGGTCACTCCAACCCCAGCTCCTCCGAGTTGAGCTGTGCTATCGTGGGAGAGGTAGTACACCAGCTTAACTCTGGCCTCTCAGTGGCCATTCAGGCCAGCTCGGGGAGTTGCCCCCCTATGGACAGTCAGGACATAGCAGCAGGCAAGGAGGTCATTCGGGTAGTCTCGGTGCAGATCCTGGCCGAGCTACAGAGCCAAACGTCTGAGCCAGAGTGGGTAGGGTTTATCGAGCCCCTCATGGACCCTGTGACCGATGATGTGCTGGATGCCATTGTCGGCACAATGGACAAAATGGCACAGGACTTCAACATCCTATTGGATCTGGCCAAGAAGATGACAATCTTGGGGTCTAAATTTCTGACCAATCTTCAATGTGACCTTGATGTTGAGTGTCCATCTGGGAAAGAAGGGACCACTCACTTTCTCAAAGAGACTGGATCCTCTACCAGTGTGGTGGCCAGAAAGATTCAGACCCTCTCTAGCCCCGACTTTCAGTCTAAAGCCCTGAAGGCGGTGAGCACCATCCTTACAAGGAAAGTCAGCAGCTCTTCTGGCATGGCTCCTTCCTCTAGGCCTTCTAGTGCTGCTCCTAGCCTTACTGAAGCTCCCCTGAATACCAGCTGCATAGCCCTGACACCTGTAACCTCCACTGCCACAGTGATTGTTAAGGCATTTGTGGGAGGCATGGAGACGATAGCATCATTTGAAGGCACATGTGAAGCAGTTGATTGGCCAGTTCCTGTAAATGACCACAAAACAGGATCTTCACAGATGATAACCTTCTCTCTAGCCCGCACACTCTACGGCCGTATACGAGCAAAGCTGAGGGACCTTTTAACTCTATCCGCTCGAGAAGAAGGTGTGGCTAAGGATGCTTCTCTTCAGGAGTCTTCAGACACCCTGGAAAAGGCAACTGTTTCAACTGTTGAGGTCCAGTTACCCAGCACCGAACTTAGTAGAGTTCCCAGTGAGAGCCAACCaataccagctctctgtctctccaatcTGGATACCAGTACTCAAGAAGTTCTTAGCAGTGTTTTTTCCAtctacaagtcagagttatcaaaaGTGGAGAGTAAATCCTTGGCCATTGTCAGTTCATCTGATGAGTCCCTAGAGGCTTGTTGGTTTGTTGATAGTGTCCTATCAAAGCTCGATGACTATACTATTTCCCAGTCACCCTCACCCAATGAAGACTTGAGCGTGAGTACTCAATATTCTCAACTGAGCTCAGAAGAGAGTGTCAGAATCACAGAGTCCTCTACTACTCTGATTCAGAGCATTAAGAAGCTCTCTAGCAATGACTTCCAGACTCAGGCAGAAGAGGCAGTGAGTAAAGTGCTGATGAGATCCAGTCATTCCTTTATCACACAGATCAGCCATACTGGTCTTCAGAAAAGTCTGCAGGCTGGCTTATCATCTAGCTCACCATCAGAGATCCATGTCCTTTCAGAATCCATGTCCTCCATGTCCTCTGAGAATACAGCCTCTGGATTAGTGGAAACCTTTGTCAAAGGAATGGCGACTATTTTCCAGAAAAATGAGTCCACTGGCACTGTGCTACTGGAAAGAAGTGGGAGAGTTTCGCAGTGCTCCCACGGGGGCTCCCAACTGGATGATACTGAATTGAGTGTTAAAATATCAGAGGAGAAGCTTTGGTCAACAGCTAAGACCATCTGCGTCAGTATGAAGAACACACTTAAGGATTTCTTCACAGGGCTGAAGCCACCCGGATCCGAAAGGACAGAAAATGCTTCTTCCAAAGAGACCCTTGGGGAAATCCTGGTTGCTATCCAGAGTGAAATCTCAAACTTAGGGCGAATGAAGGATTCCAGGGAGCTCCTTCAGATCAATGATATGGTAGGAACTATGCTGAAGGAGGTTGAGAAAAGTGAGGATGACAGTGAACAAGTCTGCCAAGACATCCCTAGAACCTGTTCATCTTTGTCCACTTCTTTAAATGGTCGTAGTTCCTTGTCCAGCTCTTCAAAGAGTCCTAGGTCAGAGTGTGAGTTAGAGATCAACCTCCCTGGCACTCCCATCCCTGACGAAGTGCCTTTTGATCTGACCTGCCCCATCGTCAGGAGCTCCTGCATCGACACCAGGGTCTCTAAAATGCCAGAGATTTCTTCAAGTGACCTAAAGACAAAGATGATGGCACACACAGATGAACCCCTGCATCGTAACAGTCCAATGACTGACAGCAGTCGACCACCGAGTGCTAAAGCCTCTTTTCGATCCTCCACTCCGTCTTTCACCAGCAAGGGAACCTCTTTGGTACCAAAGGGAGATGGGATTGACattgaagagaaggaggagtgtatCCCCAGCAGCTCTGGCCATCTGAGGGAGCTCTTAATCACCCCGGACATCAGCAGTGCCACTGCATTCCCACTGCAGTACTTGATGGACTCCAGCAAAGATGAtggcatctgttttgtcaccatacTGGTGATAAGGTTGCTATCGGAGATCAGACCCTCAGCCCTAGATGGACCCTCCCAACAGGTAGCAGATCTGACAGAAACATCCCAGCAACTCATCAGACAAGTCCTGTCTGAGTTCTGTGCTGCATCTAGATTCTCCAGAACACAGGCATATTCCCAGAACCTGAACATCCAAAGGGTGTTCAGAGGTGTACATAAAAACCTCATGGAGGAGTTTGGCTCTTATAACACCCTGCAAGCAGCTATTTCCtcccaggaccctgcatttgacaGAGTCCTGGTAAAGTCCTTGACCCAGCAGCTGGTACAGGGATGCAAGGAGGCGTCAAGACCAGCTTCTGCTGCAACAAACCCATCAGAccaggctgagacagagaggggggctgAGCAGAAAGCAAGAAGGAGCTTCCTTTGCTTTTCAATGACCAAACTCAGGATCAACTTCAAG CGTTCCAAGAGAGGAAACAAAAAGGACTGCCATTCAGTCCAGGAACAGACTGAGATTCCCTCTACTGATGGACATTGCATAG ctccagttGGAGAGgtttctccctccatatctcagcCTGTCAAAAAACGATCCTTGATTGTCAGGGTCTTTTCAGCAATGATGAAGCCATTCAGGCGCTTCACCAAGAAGAACCTGTAA
- the LOC116360571 gene encoding uncharacterized protein LOC116360571, which produces MKDETETHETNKNRTGGKAKRKSSGRAKKTSVEEDSSIGAESSQTPGCGFRERESIIEQLEKEAQRTLMPSLKIETCCAPILLSFLRSLTDDQWRVIQHGMKNNLTFEQLSMLCLKIVKVVTQTALRILLPALARIMGVNLRSGATSPESQCSLTGSEDSLGSLDEREKRLLTSEMNYWTKERRRNGSAGCRHKSTRRTSSPCCSPKRSQTSLQSLPATREAPLMEEPLKALFGVTEESLLISLVEGHSNPTSSSSSDLSCAIVGEVVHQLNSGLSVAIQASSGSCPPMDSQDIAAGKEVIRVVSVQILAELQSQTSEPEWGGFIEPLMDPVTDDVLDAIVGTMDKMAQDFNILLDLAKKMTILGSKFLTNLQCDLDVECPSGKEGTTHFLKETGSSTSVVARKIQTLSSPDFQSKALKAVSTILSRKVSSSSCMAPSSRPSSAAPSLTEAPLNTSCIALTPVTSTATVIVKAFVGGMETIASFEGTCEAVDWPVPVNDHKTGSSQMITFSLARTLYGRIRAKLRDLLTLSAREEGVAKDASLQESSDTLEKATVSTVEVQLPSTELSRVPSESQPIPALCLSNLDTSTQEVLSSVFSIYKSELSKVESKSLAVVSSSDESLEACWFVDSVLSKLDDYTISQSPSPNEDLSVSTQYSQLSSEESVRITESSTSLIQSIKKLSSNDFQTQAEEAVSKVLMRSSHSFITQISHTGLQKSLQSGLSSSSPSEIHVLSESMSSMSSENTASGLVETFVKGMATIFQKNESTDTVLLERSGRVSQCSHGGSQLDDTELSVKISEEKLWSTAKTICVSMKNTLKDFFTGLKPPGSERTENASSKETLGEILVAIQSEISNLRRMKDSRELLQINDMVGTMLKEVEKSEDDSEQVYQDIPRTCSSLSTSLNGRSSLSSSSKSPRSECELEINLPGTPIPDEVPFDLTCPIVRSSCIDTRVSKMPEISSSDLKTHTDEPLHRNSPMTDSSRPPSAKASFRSSTPSFTSKGTSLVPKGDGIDIEEKEECIPSSSGHLRELLITPDISSATAFPLQYLMDSSKDDGICFVTILVIRLLSEIRPSALDGPSQQVADLTETSQQLIRQVLSEFCAASRFSRTQAYSQNLNIQRVFRGVHKNLMEEFGSYNTLQAAISSQDPAFDRVLVKSLTQQLVQGCKEASRPASAATNPSDQAETERGAEQKARRSFLCFSMTKLRINFKV; this is translated from the exons ATGAAGGATGAAACAGAGACACATGAGACCAacaagaacaggacaggaggcaAG GCTAAACGTAAGTCCAGTGGCCGTGCCAAGAAGACTTCCGTGGAGGAGGACAGCAGCATTGGTGCAG AGTCTTCTCAGACACCCGGGTGTGGTTTCCGGGAAAGGGAATCTATCATTGAGCAGCTGGAGAAGGAGGCTCAGAGGACTCTAATGCCTTCTCTCAAGATTGAGACATGCTGTGCCccaatcctcctctccttcctgaggAGTCTAACTGATGA CCAATGGAGAGTGATTCAGCATGGCATGAAAAATAAC CTCACATTCGAGCAGCTCTCCATGCTGTGTCTGAAGATTGTTAAAGTCGTGACCCAGACAGCCCTCCGCATTCTCCTACCAGCGCTAGCTCGTATCATGGGGGTGAACCTGAGGAGTGGGGCAACCTCCCCAGAATCCCAGTGCTCTCTGACAGGGTCTGAGGATTCCTTAGGCAgtctggatgagagagagaaaaggctgcTGACCAGTGAGATGAACTACTGGactaaggagaggaggaggaatggcagTGCAGGGTGCCGCCATAAATCCACTCGCAGAACCTCATCACCATGCTGTTCGCCTAAGAG GTCCCAGACCTCATTGCAGAGCTTGCCTGCAACTAGAGAGGCTCCCCTCATGGAGGAGCCTCTGAAGGCTCTTTTTGGGGTAACGGAAGAGAGCCTCCTGATATCCCTGGTTGAGGGTCACTCCAACCccacctcctccagctcctccgatTTGAGCTGTGCTATCGTGGGAGAGGTAGTACACCAGCTTAACTCTGGCCTCTCAGTGGCCATTCAGGCCAGCTCGGGGAGTTGCCCCCCTATGGACAGTCAGGACATAGCAGCAGGCAAGGAGGTCATTCGGGTAGTCTCGGTGCAGATCCTGGCCGAGCTACAGAGCCAAACGTCTGAGCCAGAGTGGGGAGGGTTTATCGAGCCCCTCATGGACCCTGTGACCGATGATGTGCTGGATGCCATTGTCGGCACAATGGACAAAATGGCACAGGACTTCAACATCCTATTGGATCTGGCCAAGAAGATGACAATCTTGGGGTCTAAATTTCTGACCAATCTTCAATGTGACCTTGATGTTGAGTGTCCATCTGGGAAAGAAGGGACCACTCACTTTCTCAAAGAGACTGGATCCTCTACCAGTGTGGTGGCCAGAAAGATTCAGACCCTCTCTAGCCCCGACTTTCAGTCTAAAGCCCTGAAGGCGGTGAGCACCATCCTTTCAAGGAAAGTCAGCAGCTCTTCTTGCATGGCTCCTTCCTCTAGGCCTTCTAGTGCTGCTCCTAGCCTTACTGAAGCTCCCCTGAATACCAGCTGCATAGCCCTGACACCTGTAACCTCCACTGCCACAGTGATTGTTAAGGCATTTGTGGGAGGCATGGAGACGATAGCATCATTTGAAGGCACATGTGAAGCAGTTGATTGGCCAGTTCCTGTAAATGACCACAAAACAGGATCTTCACAGATGATAACCTTCTCTCTAGCCCGCACACTCTACGGCCGTATACGAGCAAAGCTGAGGGACCTTTTAACTCTATCCGCTCGAGAAGAAGGTGTGGCTAAGGATGCTTCTCTTCAGGAGTCTTCAGACACCCTGGAAAAGGCAACTGTTTCAACTGTTGAGGTCCAGTTACCCAGCACCGAACTTAGTAGAGTTCCCAGTGAGAGCCAACCaataccagctctctgtctctccaatcTGGATACCAGTACTCAAGAAGTTCTTAGCAGTGTTTTTTCCAtctacaagtcagagttatcaaaaGTGGAGAGTAAATCCTTGGCCGTTGTCAGTTCATCTGATGAGTCCCTAGAGGCTTGTTGGTTTGTTGATAGTGTCCTATCAAAGCTCGATGACTATACTATTTCCCAGTCACCCTCACCCAATGAAGACTTGAGCGTGAGTACTCAATATTCTCAACTGAGCTCAGAAGAGAGTGTCAGAATCACAGAGTCCTCTACTAGTCTGATTCAGAGCATTAAGAAGCTCTCTAGCAATGACTTCCAGACTCAGGCAGAAGAGGCAGTGAGTAAAGTGCTGATGAGATCCAGTCATTCCTTTATCACACAGATCAGCCATACTGGTCTTCAGAAAAGTCTGCAGTCTGGCTTATCATCTAGCTCACCATCAGAGATCCATGTCCTTTCAGAATCCATGTCCTCCATGTCCTCTGAGAATACAGCCTCTGGATTAGTGGAAACCTTTGTCAAAGGAATGGCGACTATTTTCCAGAAAAATGAGTCCACTGACACTGTGCTACTGGAAAGAAGTGGGAGAGTTTCGCAGTGCTCCCACGGTGGCTCCCAACTGGATGATACTGAATTGAGTGTTAAAATATCAGAGGAGAAGCTTTGGTCAACAGCTAAGACCATCTGCGTCAGTATGAAGAACACACTTAAGGATTTCTTCACAGGGCTGAAGCCACCCGGATCCGAAAGGACAGAAAATGCTTCTTCCAAAGAGACCCTTGGGGAAATCCTGGTTGCTATCCAGAGTGAAATCTCAAACTTAAGGCGAATGAAGGATTCCAGGGAGCTCCTTCAGATCAATGATATGGTAGGAACTATGCTGAAGGAGGTTGAGAAAAGTGAGGATGACAGTGAACAAGTCTACCAAGACATTCCTAGAACCTGTTCATCTTTGTCCACTTCTTTAAATGGCCGTAGTTCCTTGTCCAGCTCTTCAAAGAGTCCTAGGTCAGAGTGTGAGTTAGAGATCAACCTCCCTGGCACTCCCATCCCTGACGAAGTGCCTTTTGATCTGACCTGCCCCATCGTCAGGAGCTCCTGCATCGACACCAGGGTCTCTAAAATGCCAGAGATTTCTTCAAGTGACctaaagacacacacagatgaaCCCCTGCATCGTAACAGTCCAATGACTGACAGCAGTCGACCACCGAGTGCTAAAGCCTCTTTTCGATCCTCCACTCCGTCTTTCACCAGCAAGGGAACCTCTTTGGTACCAAAGGGAGATGGGATTGACattgaagagaaggaggagtgtatCCCCAGCAGCTCTGGCCATCTGAGGGAGCTCTTAATCACCCCGGACATCAGCAGTGCCACTGCATTCCCACTGCAGTACTTGATGGACTCCAGCAAAGATGAtggcatctgttttgtcaccatacTGGTGATAAGGTTGCTATCGGAGATCAGACCCTCAGCCCTAGATGGACCCTCCCAACAGGTAGCAGATCTGACAGAAACATCCCAGCAACTCATCAGACAAGTCCTGTCTGAGTTCTGTGCTGCATCTAGATTCTCCAGGACACAGGCATATTCCCAGAACCTGAACATCCAAAGGGTGTTCAGAGGTGTACATAAAAACCTCATGGAGGAGTTTGGCTCTTATAACACCCTGCAAGCAGCTATTTCCtcccaggaccctgcatttgacaGAGTCCTGGTAAAGTCCTTGACCCAGCAGCTGGTACAGGGATGCAAGGAGGCGTCAAGACCAGCTTCTGCTGCAACAAACCCATCAGAccaggctgagacagagaggggggctgAGCAGAAAGCAAGAAGGAGCTTCCTTTGCTTTTCAATGACCAAACTCAGGATCAACTTCAAGGTATAG